Proteins from one Haliscomenobacter hydrossis DSM 1100 genomic window:
- a CDS encoding DUF6660 family protein, with translation MKIISCILAIYIVLLSINPCCSESNCTGGDHYTNQEHTTGHHHQDKDCTDNCSPFFTCGTCLGFILPATTFLLLTEQAVTLTQSDFIYNPFFISEFNHSIWQPPTIS, from the coding sequence TATTTATATTGTACTCTTATCAATAAATCCCTGCTGCTCAGAAAGCAACTGTACGGGCGGCGACCACTATACTAACCAAGAGCACACGACAGGCCACCATCACCAAGACAAGGATTGCACAGACAATTGTTCACCATTTTTTACATGTGGAACTTGTTTGGGTTTCATTTTACCCGCCACAACTTTTCTCTTATTAACTGAACAAGCAGTTACTTTGACACAGTCGGATTTTATTTACAATCCCTTTTTCATTTCAGAGTTCAATCACTCTATCTGGCAACCACCAACCATTAGTTAG
- a CDS encoding CusA/CzcA family heavy metal efflux RND transporter, with protein sequence MLDKIILFSIKNKFIIGLFTLALVLVGIYSLSRLPIDALPDITNNQVQIITSSPTLAAQEVEQFITYPIEQSVKPIPKVLELRSISRFGLSVVTVVFEEEVDIYWARAQISERLKEAEDNIPPGLGIPEMAPISTGLGEIYQYVVFPKKGFEHKYDAMQLRSIQDWIIKPQLIGTKGVAEVNTLGGMLKQYEIAVQPDKLRSMNTTMVEIFDALRRNNENTGGAYIDKKPNAYFIRGVGMINSLEDIQKIVIKNQNGIPILVRDVASVQYGSSVRYGATTKDGKGEVVSGMVMMLKGANSAEVVGLVKEKMEQIRKSLPKGVDVEPFLDRTKLVDNAIGTVEKNLLEGALIVVFILVLLIGNFRAGLVVASVIPLALLFAVTMMNIFGVSGNLMSLGAIDFGLIVDGAVIIVEAIVHRLQIGNKGKLSAAEMDNEVYQASSKIRSSAAFGEIIILIVYLPILALIGIEGKMFKPMAQTVSFAILGAFILSLTYVPMMSALFLSKNTGHKLNLSDRIIAFCYRVYRPLLEGALKMKVLVVGLAFAFFIIAMFIFSRLGGEFIPTLEEGDIATHIIIPPGSSLSQEIEATTKAEQMLKAKFPEIIEIVSKIGSAEIPTDPMPMEAADAMVIMKDKSEWTSASTKEEMMEKMEETLDNIPGVTTEFTQPIQMRFNELMTGVRSDVAVKIFGEDIGLLASLAEQALPMIQSVTGVEDARAEAVSGLPQITVRYNKDKLALYGLNVGDLNQVVRTGFAGEKAGVVYEGEKRYDLVVRLDKSQRQDITDLKTLYVSLPSGSQIPLEQVADIDFEPGPIQISREEGKRRIVIGFNVRNRDVKSVVNDIQAILEQKMDLPAGYYVTYGGQFENLVEANKRLAVAVPGALALIFVLLYFTFGSIKQSLLIFTAIPLSAIGGVFALWLRGMPFSISAGVGFIALFGVAVLNGIVLIGYFNQLKAEGMSDVLERIREGTKVRLRPVIMTAAVASLGFLPMAMSNGAGAEVQKPLATVVIGGLLTATLLTLIVLPILYYVFEEKLKGRIKKVASVSVLLLLLFGLSSPLNAQVSTISLPQALEMAYQNNQLLQANAYALQSQQALQGAATALPKTDISALLGQTNSYRFDENISIAQDIPNPALVKARRSLALQKVGISQSQLNISKQELSYQIRQTWYQVLYFQALKKVLLQEDSLLREFVRSASLKLKTGESNLLEKTTAETKQQQLLQSIQQTEVLLATEKLRLQQWLNTTTDFAPAETNYTALTFNEAVDTSLLSRNPMLLFAQQQIAVLEAEKKVTKTEALPDFTLGYFIQSLGGPQERDGQVVNYNGVPRFQGIQLGISLPLFGGKVYKARNEAANWQVQAQQKNREYLQAQLHSQLRGYAGQYTFWQSNIAYYRNSALPNARSIVSNATRGYQSGDIGYVEYAQALQTNLDIQKAYLEAINNANQAVISIQYLINQ encoded by the coding sequence ATGTTGGATAAAATCATTCTTTTTTCCATCAAGAATAAGTTCATCATTGGCTTATTCACGCTGGCCTTGGTGCTAGTGGGGATTTATTCCTTATCTAGACTGCCCATCGATGCCCTGCCTGACATCACCAATAATCAGGTACAAATCATCACTTCTTCGCCCACCTTGGCTGCACAAGAAGTGGAGCAATTCATCACCTACCCCATCGAACAATCGGTTAAGCCCATTCCTAAAGTGTTGGAGTTGCGTTCCATCAGTCGCTTTGGTTTGAGCGTAGTGACGGTTGTATTTGAAGAGGAGGTCGATATCTATTGGGCGCGTGCTCAGATATCCGAACGCCTCAAAGAAGCGGAGGACAACATTCCGCCTGGCTTGGGAATACCTGAAATGGCCCCGATCAGCACGGGTTTGGGGGAGATTTATCAATACGTAGTTTTTCCTAAAAAAGGCTTTGAGCACAAGTACGACGCCATGCAATTGCGTAGCATTCAGGACTGGATCATCAAACCCCAGTTGATCGGTACTAAAGGTGTGGCAGAGGTAAACACCCTGGGCGGTATGCTCAAACAATACGAGATAGCCGTACAACCGGATAAGCTGCGCAGCATGAACACGACCATGGTGGAAATTTTTGATGCCCTGCGTCGGAACAATGAAAATACGGGTGGAGCGTACATCGATAAAAAACCCAATGCCTACTTCATTCGGGGTGTAGGAATGATCAATTCGTTGGAAGACATCCAAAAAATTGTCATCAAAAACCAAAATGGCATTCCCATCCTGGTTCGCGATGTGGCCAGTGTACAGTATGGGAGTTCCGTGCGCTACGGGGCTACCACCAAGGATGGCAAAGGGGAAGTGGTGAGTGGCATGGTCATGATGTTGAAAGGGGCAAATAGCGCCGAAGTGGTAGGTTTGGTCAAAGAAAAAATGGAACAAATCCGCAAATCGCTGCCCAAAGGTGTCGATGTGGAGCCGTTTCTGGATCGTACCAAACTAGTCGATAATGCCATAGGTACTGTTGAAAAAAACCTCCTCGAAGGGGCTTTAATCGTGGTATTCATTTTGGTGCTCTTGATTGGTAATTTCCGCGCTGGCCTGGTAGTTGCCTCCGTGATTCCGCTGGCTTTGCTCTTTGCCGTCACCATGATGAATATTTTTGGGGTGAGCGGCAACCTGATGAGTCTGGGCGCTATTGACTTTGGATTGATTGTGGATGGAGCGGTGATCATTGTGGAAGCCATTGTCCATCGTTTGCAAATCGGCAACAAAGGGAAACTCAGCGCTGCTGAAATGGACAACGAAGTGTACCAGGCTTCTTCTAAAATCAGAAGCAGTGCTGCTTTTGGTGAAATCATCATCCTGATTGTTTATCTCCCAATTTTGGCGCTCATTGGTATCGAAGGCAAGATGTTTAAACCCATGGCCCAAACGGTTTCTTTTGCCATTTTGGGCGCATTCATTTTGTCTTTGACCTATGTCCCCATGATGAGCGCCTTGTTTTTGAGTAAAAATACGGGGCACAAGCTCAATTTATCCGACCGCATCATTGCTTTTTGTTATCGGGTGTATCGCCCACTTTTGGAGGGCGCTCTAAAAATGAAAGTGTTGGTGGTGGGATTGGCTTTTGCTTTTTTTATCATTGCAATGTTCATCTTCAGTCGCTTGGGGGGTGAGTTCATCCCCACTTTGGAAGAAGGCGATATTGCTACCCATATCATCATCCCTCCCGGCAGTTCCCTTTCTCAGGAAATCGAAGCAACCACTAAGGCGGAGCAAATGCTCAAGGCCAAATTTCCTGAAATAATTGAAATTGTTTCCAAAATTGGCAGTGCCGAAATTCCAACCGACCCGATGCCCATGGAGGCCGCCGATGCCATGGTGATCATGAAGGACAAATCAGAATGGACTTCAGCCAGTACCAAAGAGGAAATGATGGAAAAAATGGAAGAAACCCTGGACAACATCCCGGGGGTGACTACTGAATTTACCCAGCCCATCCAGATGCGTTTCAATGAATTGATGACTGGAGTGCGCAGCGATGTAGCCGTCAAAATCTTTGGAGAAGACATCGGTCTTTTGGCATCCCTGGCTGAACAAGCCCTGCCGATGATCCAAAGTGTAACTGGGGTAGAGGATGCTCGCGCCGAGGCTGTATCGGGCTTGCCCCAAATAACCGTCCGCTACAACAAAGACAAACTGGCGCTATACGGCTTAAATGTGGGTGACCTCAACCAGGTGGTGCGTACAGGATTCGCGGGTGAAAAAGCCGGAGTGGTTTACGAAGGTGAAAAACGCTACGACCTGGTGGTACGCCTGGACAAAAGCCAGCGACAAGACATCACTGACCTAAAAACCCTTTACGTATCACTGCCTTCGGGTAGCCAAATCCCACTGGAACAGGTGGCTGATATTGATTTTGAACCGGGCCCCATCCAGATCAGCCGCGAAGAGGGCAAAAGGCGCATCGTGATTGGCTTCAATGTACGCAACCGGGATGTAAAAAGCGTCGTCAACGATATTCAAGCCATTCTGGAGCAAAAAATGGATTTGCCTGCCGGGTACTATGTAACCTATGGGGGGCAGTTCGAAAACCTGGTCGAAGCCAATAAACGTCTCGCCGTGGCTGTACCCGGAGCTTTGGCACTCATTTTTGTACTGCTGTACTTTACTTTTGGCAGCATTAAACAGTCTCTGCTCATTTTTACTGCGATCCCCTTATCGGCCATCGGAGGGGTATTTGCGCTTTGGCTACGGGGAATGCCCTTCAGTATTTCGGCTGGGGTTGGGTTCATCGCCTTGTTTGGGGTAGCGGTGTTGAATGGCATTGTGCTCATCGGTTATTTTAACCAACTCAAAGCCGAAGGAATGAGCGATGTGCTGGAACGGATTAGAGAAGGCACCAAAGTCCGCTTACGGCCAGTCATCATGACCGCTGCGGTAGCCTCGCTGGGTTTTTTACCGATGGCGATGAGCAATGGCGCTGGCGCGGAGGTGCAAAAGCCCCTGGCCACGGTGGTCATTGGGGGCTTGCTTACCGCGACATTACTCACCCTCATTGTGCTGCCCATCCTGTACTATGTTTTTGAAGAAAAACTAAAAGGCAGGATAAAAAAAGTTGCTTCCGTTTCCGTTCTGCTTTTGTTGCTTTTTGGGCTTTCGAGTCCCTTGAATGCGCAAGTGTCAACCATCTCGCTGCCACAAGCCCTGGAAATGGCCTACCAAAACAACCAACTGCTGCAAGCCAATGCTTATGCGTTACAGTCGCAACAAGCGCTACAAGGGGCTGCGACAGCGTTGCCCAAAACCGACATTAGTGCTTTGTTGGGGCAGACGAATAGTTATCGTTTTGACGAAAACATCTCCATTGCTCAGGACATCCCCAATCCTGCTCTGGTTAAAGCTCGGCGAAGTTTGGCCTTACAAAAAGTAGGTATCAGCCAAAGCCAACTGAACATCAGCAAACAGGAGTTGAGCTATCAAATTCGGCAAACCTGGTATCAAGTGCTGTATTTTCAAGCGCTGAAAAAGGTACTGCTGCAAGAAGATAGCTTACTGCGAGAGTTTGTACGCAGCGCATCGCTGAAATTGAAAACAGGCGAAAGCAATCTATTGGAAAAAACCACAGCGGAGACCAAACAACAACAATTGCTGCAAAGCATTCAACAAACTGAGGTTTTGCTCGCTACCGAAAAGCTTCGCTTGCAGCAGTGGCTGAATACCACCACGGATTTTGCACCTGCGGAAACAAACTACACTGCGCTTACTTTCAACGAGGCAGTGGACACCAGTTTGTTGAGCCGCAATCCAATGTTGCTGTTTGCCCAACAACAAATTGCAGTACTGGAAGCTGAAAAAAAAGTGACCAAAACCGAGGCACTACCCGATTTCACACTAGGCTACTTCATTCAATCCCTGGGGGGTCCGCAGGAAAGAGATGGCCAAGTAGTAAATTACAATGGAGTTCCCAGGTTTCAAGGCATACAATTGGGCATCAGTTTGCCGCTGTTTGGAGGAAAAGTATACAAGGCTAGAAATGAAGCAGCCAACTGGCAAGTGCAGGCACAACAGAAAAATCGCGAGTACCTGCAAGCCCAATTGCACAGTCAACTCCGTGGGTATGCCGGGCAGTATACCTTTTGGCAAAGCAACATCGCGTATTACCGCAATTCCGCTCTACCCAATGCCCGATCCATCGTCAGCAATGCCACCCGTGGCTATCAAAGTGGTGACATTGGTTATGTCGAATATGCCCAAGCTTTACAAACGAACCTGGACATTCAAAAAGCTTACCTGGAGGCCATCAACAATGCCAACCAGGCCGTGATTTCCATCCAATACCTCATCAACCAATAA
- a CDS encoding efflux RND transporter periplasmic adaptor subunit: MNKQLKIYGGLALAAILALSLYFAFRPAAVHAEGDGHNHEATEAHDEEGHAENPMVKEVHLNQAQYQAAGVVLGGFEQKNLSDVINANGYTKLPPQNQAQVSVPLPGNIKTIRVIEGQYVKAGQVLATMVSMAYNNLRLERAKLNEQLSAAQTNLEYLKLEFARQKELSDENVNAKKVFQKVSADLNAEEGKIKALQSQITILSQNIQIGGNSNSPLISITAPISGHITEVNVTIGTAVDVAKALFSIVDNSKMHVDLLVYEKDLFKVKPGQTVRFVLTNQDNQEIRGKIFSVGKSFESETKSVAVHADIVNEKQMLIPGMYVNALIDVGSNAVEALPIDAIIKADGREFIFVLEEKDQDEYHFQRIEVKTGTAQLGYTQLSVLQPLEKSQNIVIKGAYYLQSHLTKSEGGGGHEH, translated from the coding sequence ATGAACAAACAACTCAAAATATACGGCGGCTTGGCTTTGGCCGCAATCCTTGCGCTATCCTTGTATTTTGCCTTTCGCCCTGCTGCTGTACATGCCGAAGGGGATGGGCACAACCATGAAGCAACGGAAGCGCACGATGAGGAAGGACATGCCGAGAACCCAATGGTCAAAGAAGTCCACCTCAATCAAGCTCAGTACCAGGCCGCAGGTGTTGTATTGGGCGGTTTTGAACAAAAGAACCTCAGTGATGTGATCAACGCCAATGGCTACACCAAACTGCCGCCCCAAAACCAGGCCCAGGTCAGCGTCCCCTTGCCCGGCAACATCAAAACCATTAGAGTCATCGAAGGGCAATACGTCAAAGCAGGGCAGGTTTTGGCCACCATGGTAAGTATGGCGTACAACAACTTGCGCCTGGAGCGGGCAAAACTCAACGAGCAATTGAGCGCTGCACAAACCAATTTGGAATACTTAAAGTTAGAATTCGCCCGCCAAAAAGAATTGAGCGATGAAAATGTAAACGCCAAAAAAGTATTTCAAAAAGTCAGCGCCGACCTGAATGCGGAGGAAGGTAAAATCAAAGCTTTGCAGTCCCAGATCACCATTTTAAGCCAAAACATCCAAATTGGCGGCAACTCCAATTCACCCCTGATCAGCATCACTGCACCCATCAGCGGCCACATCACGGAAGTAAACGTGACCATTGGTACAGCAGTTGATGTGGCTAAAGCGTTGTTCAGCATCGTAGACAATTCCAAAATGCACGTCGATTTGTTGGTGTATGAAAAAGATTTATTCAAAGTAAAACCGGGTCAAACGGTACGTTTTGTGCTAACCAATCAAGACAATCAGGAAATCCGGGGCAAGATCTTCAGCGTAGGCAAATCCTTCGAAAGTGAGACCAAATCCGTAGCCGTTCATGCCGATATTGTCAATGAAAAACAAATGCTCATCCCCGGCATGTACGTCAATGCCCTGATTGATGTAGGCAGCAACGCCGTAGAAGCATTACCCATTGATGCCATCATCAAAGCGGATGGACGGGAATTTATCTTTGTTTTGGAAGAAAAAGACCAAGATGAATACCATTTTCAGCGGATTGAGGTAAAAACGGGCACTGCACAATTGGGCTATACCCAGTTGAGCGTATTGCAGCCGCTTGAAAAAAGCCAAAATATCGTGATAAAAGGAGCATATTACTTGCAATCGCACTTGACCAAATCAGAAGGCGGCGGCGGGCATGAGCATTAA
- a CDS encoding TonB-dependent receptor, producing the protein MTNVQFTKVWKKLDLYGGCENLFDFRQIRPIINWQNPFGDYFDTAFAWGPTRGRELYVGVRMRL; encoded by the coding sequence GTGACCAATGTACAGTTCACCAAGGTTTGGAAAAAACTGGATCTGTATGGAGGTTGTGAAAACCTCTTTGATTTCCGCCAGATTCGGCCCATCATCAATTGGCAAAATCCCTTTGGGGATTATTTTGATACGGCTTTTGCCTGGGGGCCTACGCGGGGGAGGGAGTTGTATGTTGGAGTAAGGATGAGATTGTAA
- a CDS encoding heavy metal translocating P-type ATPase, protein MEHQHIYDKDGKQLCCTLEEKINKKAEAHQDHDDHDGHDHDHASASGESNFKLFLPALISFVLLMLAIAFDSSWLPKPDFFSGNIRLIWYILAYLPVGLPVLKDALQAMGKAEFFTEFLLMSIATIGAFAIGEYPEGVAVMLFYAVGEIFQTLAVRRAKSNIKALLDQRPDEVNILENGQPKNMKAEKVEIGAIIQLKPGEKLALDGELLSETASFNTAALTGESKPDTKAKGEMVLAGMINLNTVSQVKVTVAYTDSKLSKILDLVQNATAQKAPTELFIRKFAKYYTPAVVLLAVLICLAPYFIVADYNFRDWLYRALIFLVISCPCALVISIPLGYFGGIGAASRNGILFKGSNFLDIMASVKNVVMDKTGTLTEGVFKVQEVKLQPGFDQAETLSWVNALESKSTHPVATAISEYVGALDHTLAFSETEEIAGHGLRALLNGKEVLVGNFKLMDKYGITYDLDPEQVVYTVIAIATDKQFVGYLTIADQIKEDAQAAVDQLHQMGIKLTMLSGDKTSVVKFVAEKLGIDHAFGDLLPEDKVNKVKEIKARNESVAFVGDGVNDAPVVALSDAGIAMGGLGSDATIETADIVIQDDKPSKIPMAIQIGKTTRQIVWQNITMAFVVKAIVLILGAGGLATMWEAVFADVGVALLAILNAVRIQRMKF, encoded by the coding sequence ATGGAACATCAACATATTTATGACAAAGATGGCAAACAACTTTGCTGTACCTTGGAAGAAAAGATCAACAAAAAGGCCGAAGCACACCAGGATCACGACGACCATGATGGCCACGATCACGACCATGCTTCTGCTAGTGGTGAAAGCAATTTCAAATTGTTTTTGCCTGCTTTGATTTCTTTTGTTTTGCTCATGCTGGCCATCGCATTCGACTCCAGTTGGTTGCCCAAACCTGACTTTTTTTCAGGCAACATTCGTTTGATTTGGTACATTTTGGCTTATCTGCCAGTCGGACTTCCCGTGTTGAAGGATGCACTACAAGCAATGGGTAAAGCCGAATTTTTCACCGAATTCCTGCTGATGAGCATCGCCACCATTGGCGCTTTTGCCATTGGGGAATACCCGGAAGGAGTGGCGGTTATGCTTTTTTACGCAGTAGGTGAAATATTTCAAACCTTGGCCGTCAGACGGGCCAAAAGCAACATCAAAGCCCTGCTCGACCAACGCCCCGATGAAGTGAACATCCTGGAAAATGGGCAACCCAAAAACATGAAGGCCGAAAAAGTGGAGATCGGAGCGATCATCCAACTCAAGCCCGGCGAAAAACTTGCTTTGGATGGCGAATTATTGTCTGAAACGGCATCTTTCAATACGGCAGCCTTAACGGGCGAAAGCAAACCCGACACCAAAGCAAAAGGGGAAATGGTCTTGGCGGGGATGATCAACCTCAACACCGTATCGCAGGTAAAAGTCACAGTGGCGTATACAGACAGCAAACTTTCCAAAATTTTGGATTTGGTACAAAACGCTACCGCCCAAAAAGCACCAACGGAGTTGTTTATCCGCAAGTTTGCCAAGTACTACACGCCTGCGGTGGTGCTGTTGGCGGTCTTGATTTGTCTGGCTCCTTATTTTATCGTAGCCGATTACAACTTTCGAGACTGGCTTTACCGGGCATTGATCTTTTTGGTTATTTCTTGTCCTTGTGCTTTGGTCATTTCAATCCCACTGGGTTATTTTGGAGGAATCGGAGCAGCTTCCCGCAATGGGATTTTGTTCAAAGGTAGCAATTTTTTGGACATCATGGCCTCGGTCAAAAACGTGGTGATGGACAAAACGGGGACACTGACCGAAGGGGTATTCAAAGTGCAGGAAGTCAAGCTCCAACCCGGATTTGATCAAGCTGAAACGCTAAGCTGGGTAAATGCCTTGGAAAGCAAAAGTACCCACCCGGTTGCAACGGCCATCAGTGAATACGTAGGCGCACTGGATCATACCTTGGCATTCAGCGAAACCGAAGAAATTGCCGGGCATGGTCTACGGGCGCTGTTGAACGGCAAAGAGGTTTTGGTCGGCAATTTTAAACTCATGGACAAATATGGCATCACTTATGATCTTGATCCCGAACAGGTCGTCTATACCGTCATTGCCATTGCCACGGACAAGCAATTTGTAGGCTACCTTACCATCGCGGATCAAATCAAGGAAGATGCTCAGGCAGCAGTTGATCAACTGCATCAGATGGGTATAAAACTCACCATGCTGAGTGGAGATAAAACGTCGGTGGTCAAATTTGTGGCAGAAAAATTGGGAATTGACCATGCCTTTGGCGATCTATTACCCGAAGACAAAGTGAACAAAGTCAAGGAAATAAAAGCTAGGAATGAAAGCGTGGCTTTTGTAGGTGATGGCGTTAATGATGCTCCGGTAGTAGCCCTCAGTGACGCCGGAATCGCGATGGGCGGCTTGGGCAGCGATGCGACGATTGAAACCGCCGACATCGTGATTCAGGATGATAAACCATCAAAAATACCCATGGCGATCCAGATCGGCAAAACCACCCGGCAAATCGTTTGGCAAAACATCACCATGGCATTTGTGGTCAAAGCTATCGTATTGATACTCGGTGCTGGAGGGTTGGCTACCATGTGGGAAGCAGTATTTGCTGATGTGGGCGTAGCTCTTTTGGCTATTTTGAATGCAGTACGGATACAAAGGATGAAATTTTAG
- a CDS encoding TonB-dependent receptor, translated as MKKFILLLIAAINIVTVFGQNSFKAVIKDSETKEPLIGATALLEKTAKGAIVDVNGMLLIEDIPDGKQLIVFSYVGYETRKDTFDFPLSSTEAVEILLMSSEEELEEIVVSTTRSTRTIENIPTRLEFIAGEELEEKGNMKPGDIRMMLNESTGIQTQQTSATSYNSSIRIQGLDGKYTQILRDGFPLYSGFSGGLSLLQIVPLDLKQVEVIKGASSTLYGGGAIAGLVNLVSQTPKEERELKFLLNGTSALGLDASGFYAQKFKKIGTTVFASYNLGTPYDPANIGLTAIPKFSRYTVNPRLFLYFNDKTTLNVGFNNTAEVRTGGDIKYIQGNGNNIHSYFDRNETNRFSTQLGFDRILNEKSKFSLKNSVSYYDRTIEVSDYVFSGKQLSSFSEINFTHEKEKTEWVGGLNLWTDEFSQQKIDTQKVVDYNYTTVGAFVQNIFNATEKFSLETGLRGDYHNQFGFFVLPRISAMLKLNQKFTVRLGGGMGYKAPTVFTEDAERIQFRNVLPISISKTKAEQSIGGNFDLNYRTALSKKLFFSINTLLFYTQVKNPLLLVANPNGYHEFQQPKGFIDTKGIETNIKLTYGDFKLFIGYTLADVKQHYSSTTTDFPLVARHRLNNVLMYEIEDKLKIGLEAYYFSPQKLNDGATGKPYWINGLMVEKLWERFSIFVNFENFLDTRQTRFDTIYTGTITNPTFRDIYAPVDGFVINGGLKLKL; from the coding sequence ATGAAAAAATTTATCCTACTGCTCATCGCAGCAATTAACATAGTAACCGTATTCGGACAAAATTCCTTTAAAGCAGTCATCAAAGACAGCGAAACCAAAGAACCTTTAATTGGTGCGACAGCTCTTTTAGAAAAAACGGCCAAGGGAGCAATTGTCGATGTAAATGGGATGTTATTAATTGAAGATATCCCAGACGGTAAACAATTAATCGTGTTCAGTTATGTTGGATACGAAACCCGAAAAGACACTTTCGATTTTCCGCTTTCGTCTACAGAAGCTGTTGAAATACTCTTGATGAGTAGTGAAGAAGAATTGGAAGAAATTGTTGTTTCGACAACGAGAAGTACCCGAACAATTGAGAATATCCCAACCCGGTTAGAATTTATTGCAGGAGAAGAACTAGAGGAAAAAGGGAACATGAAGCCTGGTGATATTCGAATGATGCTAAACGAAAGCACGGGCATTCAAACACAACAAACATCGGCCACGAGTTACAATTCATCCATTCGCATACAAGGTCTGGATGGGAAATACACCCAGATTTTGCGGGACGGTTTTCCCCTTTACTCCGGTTTTTCGGGGGGATTAAGTTTGTTGCAAATTGTCCCACTTGATTTAAAGCAAGTGGAAGTGATCAAAGGAGCATCATCAACGCTTTATGGCGGTGGTGCGATAGCAGGTTTAGTGAATTTGGTTTCCCAAACCCCGAAGGAAGAAAGAGAACTTAAATTTTTGCTCAACGGAACTTCCGCTTTGGGACTGGACGCTAGTGGTTTTTATGCCCAAAAGTTCAAAAAAATCGGAACAACTGTTTTTGCATCTTACAATTTAGGAACGCCTTATGACCCTGCTAATATTGGCCTGACTGCTATTCCGAAATTTAGTCGCTACACGGTTAATCCAAGATTGTTTTTGTATTTTAATGACAAAACTACGTTGAATGTCGGTTTCAATAACACGGCAGAAGTCCGTACCGGAGGCGATATAAAATACATTCAAGGAAATGGCAATAATATTCACTCTTATTTTGATAGGAATGAAACAAATCGGTTTAGCACACAATTAGGTTTTGACAGAATTCTCAATGAAAAGTCAAAATTCTCCCTAAAAAACAGTGTGAGCTATTATGACCGAACTATTGAAGTTTCCGATTACGTATTTTCGGGTAAACAGTTGTCTTCATTCAGTGAAATAAACTTCACCCATGAAAAAGAAAAAACAGAATGGGTTGGCGGCTTGAATTTGTGGACAGATGAGTTTTCTCAGCAAAAAATTGACACTCAAAAAGTAGTTGATTACAATTACACTACTGTTGGCGCATTTGTTCAAAACATTTTTAACGCAACGGAAAAATTCTCTCTTGAGACTGGTTTGAGAGGCGATTACCATAATCAATTTGGCTTTTTTGTTTTACCAAGAATTTCCGCAATGCTAAAATTAAATCAAAAATTTACTGTACGATTGGGCGGTGGAATGGGCTACAAAGCACCGACAGTTTTTACAGAGGATGCAGAGCGAATACAGTTCAGAAATGTTTTGCCCATTAGCATTTCAAAAACAAAAGCCGAGCAGTCCATTGGTGGAAATTTTGACCTCAACTATAGAACAGCTCTTTCAAAAAAATTATTTTTTAGTATTAATACGCTTTTGTTTTATACACAAGTTAAAAATCCTTTATTACTCGTTGCAAATCCAAACGGCTATCATGAATTTCAACAGCCAAAAGGGTTCATCGATACCAAAGGGATTGAAACCAATATCAAATTGACGTATGGAGATTTTAAACTTTTCATCGGCTACACCTTGGCAGATGTAAAACAGCATTACTCCTCCACTACGACAGATTTTCCCCTTGTGGCAAGACACCGATTGAACAATGTTTTGATGTATGAAATTGAGGATAAATTAAAAATTGGTCTGGAAGCCTATTATTTCAGCCCGCAAAAATTAAATGACGGTGCAACCGGGAAGCCATATTGGATTAATGGACTAATGGTTGAAAAACTTTGGGAACGTTTTTCAATATTTGTCAACTTTGAAAACTTCCTTGACACCCGCCAAACACGCTTTGACACCATTTACACAGGGACAATTACTAATCCAACTTTCAGAGATATTTACGCCCCTGTGGACGGTTTTGTAATTAATGGAGGGCTAAAACTCAAACTGTGA